The genomic stretch AGCCACGAGCGCAGCCAAATAAGAACGGAGACGGCGGCCTGCCGGGCGTCACACCCCGGCGTGGCCGCCAGTGGCGATTTCATTTTTGTTTCAAGGAAAGCTTCATGCAACGCAACATGCTTCGCGCCAAGCTGCACCGCGCGACGGTCACCCAGGCTGATCTGGACTACGAAGGTTCATGCGGTATTGACGAGGACCTCCTCGACGCCGCTGACATGCGGGAATACGAAAAGATCGAGCTGTACAACGTCAACAATGGCGAGCGTTTCTCCACCTACATCATCAAGGGCAAGCGCGGCTCGGGCGAAATCTCGCTCAACGGCGCCGCAGCGCGCCGCGCGCACGTGGGTGATCTGCTGATCATCTGCACTTACGCGCCGATGAACGAAGAAGAAGTCGCCAGCTACAAGCCCAAGGTCGTGCTGCTGGGCGAGGGCAACAAGATCAAGGCCATCAAGGAAACCTGACGCGCCGGGCGGCCGGGTCTGCGCGACCTGGCCGCTTTGCACATCGACCAAGAAGCGAGGAGGAGCAAATGGAGCTGGTCAATCACACGGTGATCAATCTGATCATCTTCGTGCTGGCGATCTACGTCGGCTACCACGTGGTCTGGACGGTCACGCCGGCGCTGCATACGCCGCTGATGGCCGTGACGAATGCCATCTCGGCCATCATCATCGTCGGCGCCATGCTGGCGGCGGGCCTCACGCAAACGGGCCTGGGCCGCACGATGGGCGTGGTGGCGGTGGCATTGGCGGCAGTGAACGTGTTTGGCGGCTTCCTGGTCACCCAGCGCATGCTGGAGATGTTCAAGAAGAAAGAGCCGAAGGCCAAGGGCGGTCAGAGCGAGGGAGCCAAGCAATGAGCATGAACCTCGTTACCCTGCTGTATCTGCTGGCGTCGGTCTGCTTCATCCAGGCGCTCAAGGGGCTTTCTCACCCGACCACGGCGCGGCGCGGCAACGCATTCGGCATGACCGGCATGGCCATCGCCGCCGTCACGACCATTGCGCTCATCTACAAGCTCAAGGCCGAGATGTTTGCCGGCACCGAGAGCGGTACCTCCACGGGTTTCATCCTGATCTTCGCGGGCCTGGTGGTGGGCGGGGGCATCGGCGCCTGCGTGGCGCGCACGGTCGAGATGACCAAGATGCCCGAGCTGGTGGCCGCCATGCACTCGCTGATCGGCTTGGCGGCGGTGTGCATCGCCACGGCGGCCGTGGCCGAGCCGTCGGCCTTCGGCATCACGATGGCCGGTGACAACGTGCTGCCGCTGGGCAACCGCGTGGAGTTGTTCATCGGCACGTTCGTGGGCGCCATCACCTTCTCGGGTTCGGTCATCGCCTTCGGCAAGCTGTCGGGCAAATACAAGTTCCGCCTGTTCCAGGGCGCGCCGGTGCAGTTTGCGGGCCAGCACATGCTGAACCTGCTGCTGGCGGTGGCCATGCTCGGCTTCGGCATCCTGTTCTTCCTGAGCCAGAGCTGGCTGCCGTTCATCATCATGACGGCCATCGCCTTTGTGCTGGGCGTGCTGATCATCATCCCGATCGGCGGCGCCGATATGCCGGTCGTGGTGTCGATGCTGAACTCGTACTCGGGCTGGGCGGCGGCCGGCATCGGCTTTTCGCTCAACAACCCGATGCTGATCATCGCCGGTTCGCTGGTGGGTTCATCCGGTGCAATTCTGTCTTACATCATGTGCAAGGCGATGAACCGGTCGTTCTTCAACGTGATCCTGGGCGGCTTCGGCTCGGAGGCTTCGGCCGGCGCAGCAGCCGGCGGTGGCGGGCAGCAACGCCCGGTCAAATCGGGCTCACCGGATGACGCCGCCTTCCTCATGGGCAACGCCGAGACGGTCATCATTGTTCCCGGCTACGGCCTGGCCGTGGCGCGCGCGCAGCACGCCCTGAAGGAGCTGACCGAAAAGCTGTCGGACAAGGGCGTGACGGTCAAATACGCAATCCACCCGGTCGCAGGCCGCATGCCGGGCCACATGAACGTGCTGCTGGCCGAGGCCGAAGTGCCGTACGACCAGGTCTTCGAGATGGAAGATATCAACGGTGAGTTCGGTCAGGCCGACGTGGTGCTGGTGCTGGGCGCCAATGACGTGGTCAACCCCGCAGCCAAGAACGATCCGAAGTCGCCCATTGCCGGCATGCCAATTTTGGAAGCCTACAAGGCGAAAACCATCATCGTGAACAAGCGCTCGATGAACGCCGGCTACGCCGGGCTCGACAACGAGCTGTTCTACATGGACAAGACCATGATGGTGTTCGGCGACGCCAAGAAGGTCGTCGAGGACATGGTGAAATCCGTCGAGTAAAGCGGCGCACTGACGGTCGTCAACGGTCCGTCAGGTCAGGTGGGTTCCGCTTGCTCCCGGCGGCGGCAGACAGTAACGTAGTGGAAACGGGCAGCGCCGGCCACACCGACCGTGCGCTGCACCCAGCCCTCTTCCGACTTCTCCCGACGTATGCAACAGGACAGCGCCCTGCCGGTCTATTTCCACCCCACCCTGACGGTGGTGGTCGACGACAGCCAATCGTTCGTGGAAAGCCTTGGGTTCCAGATGGACCCATCGCGTGCGCTGCTGGCCTTCAATGAGCCGGAAGAGGCGCTGGCGTGGCTGCGCCAGTGGCATTCGCTGCGCATGCCGGGTTTTCTGCCGGTACGCGTCACCCACGACGATCTGACGTTCTCGACCGAGCGCCGCACGATCCAGCTCGATGTCGACCGCGTCTACCGCCAGATCCACGAGGTCAACCGCTTCCTGCAGCCTTCCGTCATCGTCGTGGATTACTCCATGCCGCGCATGAACGGGCTGGAGTTTTGCTCGAAGCTCAAAGATTTGCCATGCATGACGATCCTGCTCACCGGCATGGCCGACGAGAACATCGCCGTGCAGGGTTTCAACGACGGCCTGATCGACCGCTACATCAAGAAAGACAATCCGGCGATGGCCGAGCGGCTCAGCGCCGAAATCGAGGCATTGCAGGTTCGCTACTTCAGCAACCTGTCGAGCACACTGCGCGATCTGCTGTCGCGCCACTCGTTCAGCTTCCTCTCAGACGCGGCGATCACACGGCTCGTGCGCGAACTGTCCACGCGGTACCGCTTCATCGAGTACTACCTGTATCCGCACCCCGCCGGCGTGCTGCTGCTCACGGCCGATGGGCGGGCGACACTCATGGTCATCGAGACCAACGCGAGCATGCTTACGCACCTTGAAAACGCCGAGGCCTACAACGCGCCCGACGCGCTGCTCAAGGGACTGCACGACAAGCAGATCGTCCCGTTCTTCTGGCCCGGCGACGGCATGTACACCCCGG from Ralstonia pickettii encodes the following:
- the panD gene encoding aspartate 1-decarboxylase; translation: MQRNMLRAKLHRATVTQADLDYEGSCGIDEDLLDAADMREYEKIELYNVNNGERFSTYIIKGKRGSGEISLNGAAARRAHVGDLLIICTYAPMNEEEVASYKPKVVLLGEGNKIKAIKET
- a CDS encoding response regulator, which encodes MQQDSALPVYFHPTLTVVVDDSQSFVESLGFQMDPSRALLAFNEPEEALAWLRQWHSLRMPGFLPVRVTHDDLTFSTERRTIQLDVDRVYRQIHEVNRFLQPSVIVVDYSMPRMNGLEFCSKLKDLPCMTILLTGMADENIAVQGFNDGLIDRYIKKDNPAMAERLSAEIEALQVRYFSNLSSTLRDLLSRHSFSFLSDAAITRLVRELSTRYRFIEYYLYPHPAGVLLLTADGRATLMVIETNASMLTHLENAEAYNAPDALLKGLHDKQIVPFFWPGDGMYTPACVEWEQYCLPAEVCQGREPYYYALFDMPSHLLPAQVYSYTQFLTNYKQDPDTLTGRKSR
- a CDS encoding NAD(P) transhydrogenase subunit alpha, yielding MELVNHTVINLIIFVLAIYVGYHVVWTVTPALHTPLMAVTNAISAIIIVGAMLAAGLTQTGLGRTMGVVAVALAAVNVFGGFLVTQRMLEMFKKKEPKAKGGQSEGAKQ
- a CDS encoding NAD(P)(+) transhydrogenase (Re/Si-specific) subunit beta, which translates into the protein MSMNLVTLLYLLASVCFIQALKGLSHPTTARRGNAFGMTGMAIAAVTTIALIYKLKAEMFAGTESGTSTGFILIFAGLVVGGGIGACVARTVEMTKMPELVAAMHSLIGLAAVCIATAAVAEPSAFGITMAGDNVLPLGNRVELFIGTFVGAITFSGSVIAFGKLSGKYKFRLFQGAPVQFAGQHMLNLLLAVAMLGFGILFFLSQSWLPFIIMTAIAFVLGVLIIIPIGGADMPVVVSMLNSYSGWAAAGIGFSLNNPMLIIAGSLVGSSGAILSYIMCKAMNRSFFNVILGGFGSEASAGAAAGGGGQQRPVKSGSPDDAAFLMGNAETVIIVPGYGLAVARAQHALKELTEKLSDKGVTVKYAIHPVAGRMPGHMNVLLAEAEVPYDQVFEMEDINGEFGQADVVLVLGANDVVNPAAKNDPKSPIAGMPILEAYKAKTIIVNKRSMNAGYAGLDNELFYMDKTMMVFGDAKKVVEDMVKSVE